ACGACATCTTCATGCGCCGCGTTCTGTCGAAGGATGATCCGGAGCAGAAGCGGCTTGTTGATGTCTGGCGGCAAGGGAGTGCGCCAGGTTCTCCGCCAAGCGCCGCAGACTTCGGCAGCTACCGGGCACGGCTCGCGCCGCTTTTGAGCCTGCTGGATCGGTTTGACGTCATCCAGGCCTACGCAACCGACGGTGCCTGGCCGCTGCTCGCCCGGCGCTCCTATTTCGCATATGAGCATGGAACGTTGCGAGCAATTCCGTTTCAGGACGATGGCCTCGGGCGGCTCACCGCCACCGTGTTCCTCGGAGCCGACCATGTCTTTGTCACCAACATCGATTGCGTGCCTGCCGCACGGCGGCTTGGGGTGCTGCCGGATCGGATCACTCCGCTTCCGCATGCGTTCGACGATGCCAAGCTCGTCGAATTCGGGGCCAGGAATAGCGCGATAAGGCCGCCCGACGACCAGGTCGTTGTCTTTCATCCGACCCGCCACGACTGGCGGGACTCGGACCCCAGCCTGGTGAAGGGCAATGACCGGCTGATCCGGGCCTTTGCAAGCGTTGCGCAGCAAGCGCCTGCGCTGCGGCTTGCGATGATCGCCTGGGGACGCGACCTTGACGCCTCGCGGGAGCTCATACGAAGCCTGGGTCTCGACGACAAGGTGCAGTGGCTCGCGCCGATGCGCAAACCGGAATTGTGGAGGACGTATCTCCGCAGCCACGCTGTGCTGGATCAGTTCGTTCTTCCATCATTCGGTGGAATTACCTTTGAGGCGCTGGCGCTTGGCAGGCGCGTCATCACGAACGTGGATTCGGGTATGGCCAAGGAATTCTTTTCCGAAGCGCCTCCCATCCTGTCGGCGTCGACCGAGAGTGAGATCGCCGAGGCGCTTCGCAGGATCGTCGCGGATCAGGACGACCGACATGGGATCGGTGCTGCCGGAGCAGCCTGGATCCGGCAGTATCACTCCGCGGAGAGAATCGTCGAGTTGCAGTTGGCGGCGTATCGACGGCAGATCGAAGCTGTTCGCGCCTGATCCATCACAGTGATACATGACAGCGACGCGCACAGATCGTCACATTTGCTCAGCAAGATGAAAATCCTTCACGGCCCCTTCAATATCGGCAATCAGCCCTGGTCGCTCTCGCGTGCCGAGCGCAGGCGCGGAAACACGAGCGACCTGGTCGTTCGAAGCGGGACCTGGTTTCGGTACCCGGCCGACAAGGTTCTGTACGACGACACGGCGACCGACTTTCAGAAAGTGGCCCGAAGCGCGTGGTTCGGATTATCGGCGCTGCTGCGCTATGACGTGCTGCACTACTATTTTGGAACGACGTTCCTGTATCCAGGCTATGCGTTCGAGGGCGTAGGCCGGATGGGGCCGCTGCTCAATCGGCTCGTGACCATCGATCTCCAACTTGCCAAGGGATTGGGCAAGAAGAGGTTCATGACCCTGCAGGGATGCGACGCGCGGCTGGCGGGCGAGGGCAACCGGCGAAACCAGTGGACCATGTGCGCCAGCGGGCGCTGCTCCGCCTATGAAGCCTGCGTCAATTCGCTGGATGCGCGCCGGTCCCGCCTGATCGATCGCGTGCTTCCGCTGTTTGACCGCGTGTTCTACCTCAATCCGGAATTGGGGCACGTCGTTCCGGGAGGGCAGTTCCTGCCTTACGCCAATGTAGAGATCGGTCATTTCACGCCCGAGTATCCCCGTGCTGAAGGCAAGCCGAGAATTGTCCACGCGCCGAGCGATCCGAGTATCAAGGGCACGCAGATGATCCTCGATGCGCTGGAGCGCCTGAAGTCCCGGTTCGACTTCGAACTGATCCTGGTTGAAAAGAAAACGCATGAGGAGGCGATGGCCATCTACAGGTCCGCCGATCTTGCCATTGACCAGGTGCTTGCAGGTTGGTACGGCGGCTTTGCCGTCGAGATGATGGCGATGGGAAAGCCGGTGGTGTGCTATGTCAGGGAAAACGACCTGCAGTTCATCCCGCCGGCCATGCGGGATGATCTTGCGATCCTGAACGTCGATCCCGGACGGCTCACGGAAGATCTTGCGGCCATTCTCGAGCGTCGCGCCGAATGGACGGAGCTTGGGAAGCGGGCTCGCCGCTATGTCGAGCGATGGCATGATCCTGATCATATTGCCGGGGCGATGATTGCGGCCTATCGCAGCCCCGACAGCAAGTTCGTGCTGGCGCCCGCCGGCACCGAGGTCGAGTAGATTCAGATGTGTGGCATTGCTGGCATTCTGCATTTTGGCGCCTGTCCGGACGCGAACGCCCGGATCCGGAATATGGCCGCCAGTATCGAGCACCGCGGCCCTGATGACGGCGGATTCCATGTGACGGCGGACGTCGCATTGGGCTTCCGCAGGCTTGCGATCGTCGACCTCGCCACGGGCAACCAGCCCATGAGCAACGAGGACGCAACC
This Bradyrhizobium sp. CCBAU 53421 DNA region includes the following protein-coding sequences:
- a CDS encoding glycosyltransferase — translated: MLSKMKILHGPFNIGNQPWSLSRAERRRGNTSDLVVRSGTWFRYPADKVLYDDTATDFQKVARSAWFGLSALLRYDVLHYYFGTTFLYPGYAFEGVGRMGPLLNRLVTIDLQLAKGLGKKRFMTLQGCDARLAGEGNRRNQWTMCASGRCSAYEACVNSLDARRSRLIDRVLPLFDRVFYLNPELGHVVPGGQFLPYANVEIGHFTPEYPRAEGKPRIVHAPSDPSIKGTQMILDALERLKSRFDFELILVEKKTHEEAMAIYRSADLAIDQVLAGWYGGFAVEMMAMGKPVVCYVRENDLQFIPPAMRDDLAILNVDPGRLTEDLAAILERRAEWTELGKRARRYVERWHDPDHIAGAMIAAYRSPDSKFVLAPAGTEVE
- a CDS encoding glycosyltransferase family 4 protein, giving the protein MTSVDISGVIARSPQPQGLDWHRRFREQHGRALRVLHLGNIANNAFNNARIQRQHGIDAYVIAYENYHIMASPEWEEATFEGDLGDPFFPDWTGVDLGGYQRPGWFASGPLNLCCAMIGAEVGGRLDLADEFRRSLDRARQSVCSQRASARVIRLGQKIKRRIRRSPAMAHDIFMRRVLSKDDPEQKRLVDVWRQGSAPGSPPSAADFGSYRARLAPLLSLLDRFDVIQAYATDGAWPLLARRSYFAYEHGTLRAIPFQDDGLGRLTATVFLGADHVFVTNIDCVPAARRLGVLPDRITPLPHAFDDAKLVEFGARNSAIRPPDDQVVVFHPTRHDWRDSDPSLVKGNDRLIRAFASVAQQAPALRLAMIAWGRDLDASRELIRSLGLDDKVQWLAPMRKPELWRTYLRSHAVLDQFVLPSFGGITFEALALGRRVITNVDSGMAKEFFSEAPPILSASTESEIAEALRRIVADQDDRHGIGAAGAAWIRQYHSAERIVELQLAAYRRQIEAVRA